Part of the Bacteriovorax stolpii genome, TGCTCGCCAAAGAGCATAATATGCAATCAAAGCTCGGGGCGATTCTTAACGAATCTACCGATGTGCTCTCTGATGGTGTGCTCTATTACTCTTTTACTGCACTTCCTTTTTTCAATGCCCCTCTTCTTCATTTTATCATTTTACTTTCGGCCCTTTCTGAAATCATCGGTCTTGCCGCCTTATTAAATGGCAAACCTCGCTGTTATGCCGGCCCTTCTGGAAAAAGCGATCGCGCGTTTATTTTTGGTGTGATGGCCATTATGGTTGGTTCAGGAATGCAGAACGAGGGACTCTACTCGACGATCCTGACGATTGTAATGTTTCTCTTAGTTGCAACGTTGGTTAACAGGACGAGAAAATCGATCTAATTATCTTTGGTAAGAAACTAAACCAATCCCTAAGATGATAACGAAAATACCAGCGATCTGAACGGGGTTTACCGCTTCTTTGTCGATGTAATGGGCCAGAAGCAGTCCCCAAATATAAGTTGTCCCATAGGTGGGATATACCACCATCATTTTTCCGCCATAACGAAAGGACATCAGGATCAGGGCCAGGACAATCCAAAAACTAATAAGCCCAGCAATCAGGTAGTAGTTTTTCAGGATAAAAACTTCCATCAAACGAATTGAGCCCTGTTTAAAAAAATACTGGGCCGCTGCTCCAAAGATAGCGGCAACCAGTATTAGTAAAATAGGAATCGTCTGACTTTGTTCTTTCATTTTTTAGCGACCAGCATTCCCATTGAGCGTGGAACAACATTCAATGAATGGAACTCAAATGTTTTAAAACCAGCTTCTTCCAACCATGGTTTAAGTTCATTTGGTTGAAACACTCTCCCCTGAATCGTTCTGATCGTTAGACCCATTTGATAAAGAGCGCGAGCGAGTTCACCTTCCGGCACTTCACCGTAGGCGTCCAGGATAACCAGCTCACCGCCGGGCTTCATCGCTTTATAAATCTTTTTAAAAAGAGTTTTATTCGCTTCAGCTGTTAAGATGTGAGTGACGTTTCCAAGAGTCGCGTAGTGGAATTTATCTTCCGGCCACACACTCTCATGAAAGTTCCCTTCAATTGTTGTCACGCGGTCTTTAATCCCTTTTCTTTCAGCAGTCGCTTTCGCCACCACTAAAACGGCAGGCCAGTCCGCCAGCGTCGCTTTGGCGTCTTTATTTTGGTAAAGGAAATTAAATCCCCACACCCCAGACCCAGCTCCGACATCCAGGACTTCTAAATCTTTTTTCGTCTTAATGTCTGCTCTGGTTTTTGCCAGCATTTCCACCATGAGTTCCGCACAAGGAGTCATCATCCATTCAAGGGATTTGACCTGTACCTGGTACTCTTTTTCACTGTCAGCAACGGCATCCATTCTCTTAAAAGGAGTCCCCGTTTTTAAAAGCGTTGGAAGATGGGCCCAGTACTCGGCACTTAAATTTTTATAGTTGCCAGATAAAAGCTCCATCACCGATGCCAGCTCATACTGGTCATTCTTTTTTTCTAAAAGCCCCAGCGACACCAGCGAGTTTAAAAGGACTTCTGCTGGAATCATTTTGTATTGGTGCTTGTCTGCAAAATCTTTTGCCGAAAAACTTACTCCTACTTTGTAGCCTTTAAACAGTTCATTCTCCTGTACGAAGTTGTACAAGGCCGTCGAGCCGCTCGCAAGCATTAAGCTGAAATAGGTTTCGAGTTCTTTATTTTTTGTCATAAGTCGCCGTCGCTACTGTAAAGATTCCCCATTGGTCGATCTTCATATCAATCTTCTTGGCCCCTACGCGCTTAAAAAGCTGATCCATTTCTTTTTGTGTTCTTCTTCTCATAACCCACATTTCACCTTCGCGGTTTGGAAGAGTTTGAGCGATCATCTCTAATTGCGGATGCCAAGGCTGACCAGTATAAACGATATAACCTTTATCCTCTAAAATCGCACTCGCTCCTTCGATGGCCTTATTAACCATTTCATTGCTTGGGAAAAGTTCAAACAATCCTGAAGCAATCAGGATGTTTGGACGGAATGATTGTTTTTGGTATGTCTCCGGGTCAAAAGCATCCGCCTGCATATGCTCAGAGTTTGTGACTCCAAGTTCTTTTGCGATTGCTTTTCCTTCGTTTACGTTAGCTTCACTGTAGTCGCGAAGAAGAACTTTAACATCATTCTTTTCATATTTTTTAGCCGTCTCCAAAAGGTAGCGACCTGGACCAGAACCAATATCCATAATGCGCACCGGGCGCCCTTGCTTAATTAAATCCTGGATAGCGTAGTCCAGAGCTTCACGAATGTGCACACGACGAGCGCGGATCCCTTTCCAACCTACAGCATTGATGTAGAAGTAATCGATAATCTGCCCGATTCCCAGCCATCCTCTCGCCTTATTTTTATAAACGTGGTCAAGAGAGATCCCTGAATCAAATCCGTATTTGTAACCAACGCGAATACCTTCGGCCAGTGATCCCAGGGTCTTCATTGAAGCAACCTGAATCATATAATTGATTTTGTTAAAAAGACTCACTTCACCTTTTTTTAGCTGCTCGTATTCATTGAATGTGTAACCTTCTTTATCAGCTCTTACTAAGTCTACTGATTCAACTGGAGCGGCAAAACACTCATTGATAAAACGGTGAATGTGTCCAAATGGAACTTTTTTATCTTTTTCATAAAGAACACCGTGATAGAAACCATCAAGCACGATGTATTCTTTTTTCTTCGAGCTTAAGCCGTCGAAGAATTGTTTTTGTGGTTTATTGCTTACAACCCAGTCACTTCCGGCAGAAAAAACAATTGTCGGAGTGTGAATCGCTCCTGCATCGCTGACCACTCTGCAACCTGTATCAAAAAGGCCCACAAGAATGTTAACTGCGATATCTGGAGTAATCAGTGGATCAGAGTCGTATTTCTTTTGCTCTTCCGGATCGTGTGTTAAGAATTTTGATTTTACATAACTAGAAATAAAGGCCGGATGCTTAATTGCATCCAGTAAACGGCATCCTGGAAGGGCCGCTGGAACGTACAGCTTCACCTGAAAGGCAGGCGCGGCTAAGGCCATACCGCGGATTTGTGGAGCATAGTCATGCACCCACGCACTACAAACAACAGCACCAACTGAGTTTGCCACCACAAAAATATTTTGCATTTCGATTCCATATTCTTTTGAAATGAAATTAACGAATGTATCCAAGTCTTTGACGATGTGAGCGAAGCTTGGTGCGTATCCGCGAGGTCCCGGAGATTTTCCGTGCCCGCGAGAGTCGTATCCAAAAGCATAAAATTCAGGTTGATTAATACCGTCGATCAGATCAATTAAACGTCCAGAGTGCTCATGCCCTCTGTGGATCACGATTAGAGCTTTTTTCGGGCCGTCTTTTTTAACTTCTGGTTCCCATGCTCTGTAAACAAGATCTACATTGTCGAACGTTTTGAAACTAGATATTTTTTCTACCCTTTTACTCATGCACCCTCTCCGATATAATTTATTTGCAGACTTCTCGGCAAAGCTTTTAAAAATATGAGGTTTCGATGATTCCTTTTCTCTCTTTCACCCCGGGTACTGAACGTGCCGTCCTCATGACTTTAGGGATACTGGTTTTTTTCACTCTGCTATTTTATGGGTGGGATTTTTTTGCGAAGAAGGAATTCCTAAAGAGCATTAAAGAGAGAGTCAACTCGTGGTGGGTGATTTTCACCATCGTTCTCATTGCCATTGGTACGACAAGAGAACTAGCTTTCATTATTTTTGCGATTATTTCTTTTATTTCATTCAGAGAGCTGACAAGTAAACTCAACTTTAGTCATAAACACAGAAGAACGATCCTACTCGCTTACCTGGCCATTCCTCTTCAGTATTATTTTGCGTATGCCAAACTCTTTATCCCTTTTTTGGTCTTCATCCCAGTGGGGATGCTTCTCCTTCTTCCCTTCCGTTCAATTCTTGAAGACCAGAGTGAAGATAGTATCAAAACGTTCAGCCAGCTTCAGTGGTCATTGATGCTCACGGTGTTTTCACTGTCACACATGGCCTTCATGATGTCGCTACCAAATATTGAAACAATGGGTGAAGGAGCTCCAGGGCTTATTTTCTTTTTGATTCTTATCACTCAGCTCAACGATGTCAGCCAGTTTATTTTTGGTAAGCTCTTTGGAAAAAGGAAGATCTCTCCTCTTATCTCTCCTAATAAAACATGGGCCGGATTATTAGGAGGAATTTTTGGTTCACTTTGTTTTGGTTATCTCTTTAAAGGGCTTCTTCCTTTTAACGTCAAACAAGTGCTTTTAGTTTCAGGCCTGATTTCTCTTTGTGGATTTTTCGGCGACCTCAACATCTCGGCGATTAAGCGCGATTTGAAGATCAAAGACATGAGTAATTTAATTCCGGGACACGGCGGGATTTTAGATAGAATGGATTCACTGATTTTTTCGAACGTGGTGTTCTTCTATTTGATTTACTACTGGATCTACACTTAGTTCGCTGTCGTATACAACTTAGATGTATTGAGCTTTTTTGTCTGAACCAGATTTGAATCTGTCTTTAGCGATGTGGCCGCTCCAACGATTAAACTTAGAACTAAAACTAATAATAAATCTTTCATAAGACTTCGCCTGTAAGTGTGGTGTATGGGCTGATTATAAGGCGAAACCATCGTAAGATGGCGGCCCTTGAAAAGATTACATACCACCTGACAAGGAGTCAGACAGTCAGGTAAGTCATTGATTTTTTAAGCGGCCTTTGAGGTTTTGATCCGCTCGGTGATTGAGTCTACATTCAGAATGATCAAGGCCCCTTCTTTCTCTCCGATAGGAACCGAGACTATTTCTTTAATATCGTCCTGGAATTGGCTCTGGATTTTCTGAGTTAATAGCGAAGGCACTTTAAATTTTTTGTCTTCATCAATCGCCAGAATGCTTTCAAGCGCATCGACAACCAGGCCAAATCTTTCATTATTTTTTTCAAAAATAAGCACCTTTGTCTCAGAATTCACTTCATGATTTTGCGGCATTTGATAAAGCATGCGAGTGTCGATAATTGTCACCAGGCTTGACCTTAAATTCAGCATCCCCTTCACATAGTGAGGCATGCCCGGTGCATTGAGAATATCGTCCGAATAATTAATAATTTCTTTGATGTCTTTAATGGAAATTCCAAATAAATGATCAAGTCTGAAAGAGATATATGATTGGCGGTTTCTGTTTTTAAGAGTATTCTGTAGAGC contains:
- a CDS encoding bifunctional alpha/beta hydrolase/class I SAM-dependent methyltransferase, coding for MSKRVEKISSFKTFDNVDLVYRAWEPEVKKDGPKKALIVIHRGHEHSGRLIDLIDGINQPEFYAFGYDSRGHGKSPGPRGYAPSFAHIVKDLDTFVNFISKEYGIEMQNIFVVANSVGAVVCSAWVHDYAPQIRGMALAAPAFQVKLYVPAALPGCRLLDAIKHPAFISSYVKSKFLTHDPEEQKKYDSDPLITPDIAVNILVGLFDTGCRVVSDAGAIHTPTIVFSAGSDWVVSNKPQKQFFDGLSSKKKEYIVLDGFYHGVLYEKDKKVPFGHIHRFINECFAAPVESVDLVRADKEGYTFNEYEQLKKGEVSLFNKINYMIQVASMKTLGSLAEGIRVGYKYGFDSGISLDHVYKNKARGWLGIGQIIDYFYINAVGWKGIRARRVHIREALDYAIQDLIKQGRPVRIMDIGSGPGRYLLETAKKYEKNDVKVLLRDYSEANVNEGKAIAKELGVTNSEHMQADAFDPETYQKQSFRPNILIASGLFELFPSNEMVNKAIEGASAILEDKGYIVYTGQPWHPQLEMIAQTLPNREGEMWVMRRRTQKEMDQLFKRVGAKKIDMKIDQWGIFTVATATYDKK
- a CDS encoding class I SAM-dependent methyltransferase, encoding MTKNKELETYFSLMLASGSTALYNFVQENELFKGYKVGVSFSAKDFADKHQYKMIPAEVLLNSLVSLGLLEKKNDQYELASVMELLSGNYKNLSAEYWAHLPTLLKTGTPFKRMDAVADSEKEYQVQVKSLEWMMTPCAELMVEMLAKTRADIKTKKDLEVLDVGAGSGVWGFNFLYQNKDAKATLADWPAVLVVAKATAERKGIKDRVTTIEGNFHESVWPEDKFHYATLGNVTHILTAEANKTLFKKIYKAMKPGGELVILDAYGEVPEGELARALYQMGLTIRTIQGRVFQPNELKPWLEEAGFKTFEFHSLNVVPRSMGMLVAKK
- a CDS encoding phosphatidate cytidylyltransferase, with amino-acid sequence MIPFLSFTPGTERAVLMTLGILVFFTLLFYGWDFFAKKEFLKSIKERVNSWWVIFTIVLIAIGTTRELAFIIFAIISFISFRELTSKLNFSHKHRRTILLAYLAIPLQYYFAYAKLFIPFLVFIPVGMLLLLPFRSILEDQSEDSIKTFSQLQWSLMLTVFSLSHMAFMMSLPNIETMGEGAPGLIFFLILITQLNDVSQFIFGKLFGKRKISPLISPNKTWAGLLGGIFGSLCFGYLFKGLLPFNVKQVLLVSGLISLCGFFGDLNISAIKRDLKIKDMSNLIPGHGGILDRMDSLIFSNVVFFYLIYYWIYT
- a CDS encoding CDP-alcohol phosphatidyltransferase family protein codes for the protein MTIYDLKPKFQNLLRPVVVFLAAMGVTPNQVTILTCLLSVFLGALVYHLASPVWFFLFPVFFFLRMALNAIDGMLAKEHNMQSKLGAILNESTDVLSDGVLYYSFTALPFFNAPLLHFIILLSALSEIIGLAALLNGKPRCYAGPSGKSDRAFIFGVMAIMVGSGMQNEGLYSTILTIVMFLLVATLVNRTRKSI